DNA from bacterium:
AGCTCTATACCGACTGGTATGGCGGCGAGCCGATGATGAATCGCAAGGCCATCGACTACCTCTCCGAGAAGGCGATCGCCCTGTGCGAGGAGCGCGGCATCGGCTACAGCTCGGCGATGATCTCGAACGGCACCTTCTGGCCCGAGGACGCCCGCGACTTTGTTCGGCGCAATCGCATCCGCCACGTCCAGTTCACCCTCGACGGCCCGCCCAAGCACCACAACGTGCGGCGCGGCTACAAGAAGGGCCACGAGCAGGAGGTGAGCTCTTTCGATACGGTGGCTCAGACGATCGACCGGGTGCTCGGCGCGACGCGGGTCTATCTGCGCATCAACGTCGATCCCGGGGTCGGCGAATCGGCCCTGGAGTTGGTGGATTTCTTCGCGCAGCGAGGCTGGCTCCACAAGGACGCCCACATCTACCCCTATCTGGCCGCGATCGGCCCGATGACCGAGCATTGCGGTTTTATCGGTACCTCGGAGAAGTTCCAGCGTTTCCAGACGGAGTTCGACGTCATCAAGGACGAGTTCCAGAAACGTATCTCCGAGCACATCGACCCGCGGGGCATCGAGCACCTCCAGATCTATCCCTCGACCCGGCGGATGAACTGCGCGGCGGTCGGCGAGAACAGCGTGGTCTTCGGTCCCGACGGGCTGATGTACAAGTGCGGGCTGGACGTCGGGGTCAGCGCGCGCGCCCACGACTCGCTGGAGTCGGCGTCGGCGAACGGCGGGAACGGATCGAGCGGGAACGGCTCGAGCTCGCCATTCGTCATCCTCAATAGCCAGCCCGAGCTCGGGGAGGACGCGCATCCGTACTCGGAATACGATCCCTTCACCCACGAGCGCTGTAGCCAGTGTCAGTACCTGCCGGTGTGCCTGGGCGGTTGCCCCAAGACACACTTCGAGCACAACGAGTACTACCTGAGTCGGCGCAGCGAGTACTGGGAAGAGAACTTCGAGACCTTGATCCAGACCTACGCCGACTCGGCGCACCGACACGCGCCGTGACGGTGCCGCCGCCCCAGAATCCGCGCCTGCGGCGCGGCTCTCGGATGATCTACGATAATCCGAGGCCGCGTCCTCGGCACGGACTCCGGCCCAACCCCTGTCATAGGCCGTGTCAAGCCCCAGACCCCTGAAGTTTTTGTCCCCTCAGGCGCACGAAGTCGGTCGCGACCACCCAGTGTCGCTAATGTCTGGGGCTTGACACGGCCCCAGTGACCGCTTCGTGCGCTGCCTCGGACGGGGGCGACGATCTTCAGGATGCGATGTCGGGTCCACCAAACCTGTCGCATCGGAGGTCCGTGATCGGCCTCGAATCAGCTGCATCGGGTATCGGGCCGACATCGACTCGCCGGGGTGCCTCGGGACTCCTTTCGGGCCTGAAACGACCAGAGGGGCTGGTGGAGGTCACCCCAGCGAGATCCTTCAGATCAACGCCTTAGTTGGTGAGCTCAAGTTTTCATCGATCTCCTCGGTTCTACGGATGGAACGGACGTCTTCGGGCTTCCGGCGCGCTGAAGGACCCTTACACCCCGAGGCGCTGAACGTCGAAGAGCTTCCGGCTGTCGAACGTCTCGCCGCGGGCGACCCACCACAGACCGCGCAACAGTTTGCGCATCAGCGCCACCAACGCCTTGGCCTTGATCTTGCCTCCGTCGCGCTGCACTTTC
Protein-coding regions in this window:
- a CDS encoding radical SAM protein; this encodes QVEDLTPALQKVFPHFLKGRFFVPAEEDELDHLRERTDFFKQNDPFLVTITTTMDCNFDCYYCYEDKDPEDYLSLERCDQLLEWIEEQIELKGHTKLYTDWYGGEPMMNRKAIDYLSEKAIALCEERGIGYSSAMISNGTFWPEDARDFVRRNRIRHVQFTLDGPPKHHNVRRGYKKGHEQEVSSFDTVAQTIDRVLGATRVYLRINVDPGVGESALELVDFFAQRGWLHKDAHIYPYLAAIGPMTEHCGFIGTSEKFQRFQTEFDVIKDEFQKRISEHIDPRGIEHLQIYPSTRRMNCAAVGENSVVFGPDGLMYKCGLDVGVSARAHDSLESASANGGNGSSGNGSSSPFVILNSQPELGEDAHPYSEYDPFTHERCSQCQYLPVCLGGCPKTHFEHNEYYLSRRSEYWEENFETLIQTYADSAHRHAP